The Acinetobacter sp. GSS19 genome includes a region encoding these proteins:
- a CDS encoding carboxymuconolactone decarboxylase family protein: MSQEDYKNGLQVRTEVMGEAFVKRAQDNTVPFTQPLQDWINEHAWGSTWQREGVLPRKYRSLITLAMLTALKAPTEIKGHVRGALNNGCTVEEIQETLLHSLPYCGAPAAQEAFRAALEVITEYQQPKQD; the protein is encoded by the coding sequence ATGTCGCAAGAAGATTATAAAAATGGTTTACAGGTACGCACTGAAGTGATGGGCGAGGCTTTTGTCAAACGTGCACAAGACAATACCGTACCGTTCACTCAACCTTTGCAGGACTGGATCAATGAACATGCCTGGGGCTCAACCTGGCAACGTGAAGGCGTATTGCCGCGTAAATATCGCTCGCTCATTACCCTAGCGATGCTGACCGCACTCAAAGCACCGACCGAAATCAAAGGCCATGTACGTGGCGCACTCAACAATGGCTGCACAGTGGAAGAAATTCAGGAAACCTTGCTGCACAGCTTGCCGTACTGTGGCGCCCCTGCTGCACAAGAAGCCTTTCGCGCAGCCTTAGAAGTCATCACTGAATATCAACAGCCCAAGCAAGATTAA
- a CDS encoding cysteine peptidase family C39 domain-containing protein has protein sequence MAMTMPDSLLNLEANCGVFAVWMVLQHHGVQIAMSELIKLCRHDYQQGTFTIALAVALKKIGFEVAFHTDPDPNIDKTERQSYTEAKALRIPIQAALSYADIQNEIKRGKMVIVYYDTLDGVGNQSLVYSIDDQEICFFDNFEPMSAQVFEQQRRADGICRQAIVIDDRHAKIQTPVIS, from the coding sequence ATGGCCATGACGATGCCTGATTCATTGCTGAATCTCGAAGCTAACTGTGGAGTGTTTGCGGTATGGATGGTGTTACAGCACCATGGGGTACAAATTGCAATGAGCGAGCTGATTAAGCTATGCCGCCATGATTATCAACAGGGCACTTTTACCATAGCTCTGGCCGTGGCATTAAAGAAAATCGGGTTTGAGGTGGCTTTTCATACCGATCCTGATCCCAATATCGATAAAACCGAACGGCAGAGTTATACCGAAGCAAAAGCCTTGCGCATTCCGATTCAGGCTGCTTTAAGTTATGCCGATATTCAGAATGAAATCAAGCGTGGCAAAATGGTGATTGTCTACTATGACACGCTGGACGGCGTGGGGAATCAATCCCTGGTGTATTCGATTGATGATCAGGAAATTTGTTTCTTTGATAATTTTGAGCCGATGTCTGCCCAGGTATTTGAGCAACAACGTCGAGCAGATGGGATCTGTCGACAAGCCATTGTGATTGATGACCGTCATGCCAAGATTCAGACGCCGGTAATAAGTTAA
- a CDS encoding NADP-dependent isocitrate dehydrogenase, whose protein sequence is MAGGKSNIIYTLTDEAPLLATYSLLPIIETFTKPAGIEITKSDISVAARVLAEFSDYLTDEQKVTDNLAELGRLTQDPDTNIIKLPNISASVGQLTACIKELQSKGYALPDYPENPTTEEEKVLKVRYGKCLGSAVNPVLREGNSDRRAPAAVKNYAKKHPHSMSEWKQWSQTHVSHMQEGDFYHGEKSMTLDRARNVKMELITNSGETIVLKPKVALQDGEIIDSMFMSKKALCDFYEKELEDCREAGILFSLHVKATMMKVSHPIVFGHCVKIYYKDAFEKHGKLFDELGINVNNGMANLYEKIESLPESQRDEIIRDLHACQEHRPALAMVDSAKGITNFHSPNDIIVDASMPAMIRSGGKMWGADGKQYDCKAVMPESTFARIYQEMINFCKWNGNFDPRTMGTVPNVGLMAQKAEEYGSHDKTFEIPEAGIANITDLETGEVLMSQNVEQGDIWRMCQVKDAPIRDWVKLAVTRARNSGMPAIFWLDPYRPHENELIKKVQKYLKDHDTTGLEIHIMSQVRAMRYTLERVARGLDTISVTGNILRDYLTDLFPIMELGTSAKMLSIVPLMAGGGMYETGAGGSAPKHVQQLVEENHLRWDSLGEFLALAVSLEELGIKESNDRAKLLAKTLDQATGKLLDNDKSPSRRTGELDNRGSHFYLAMYWAQELAAQDEDAELKAKFAPLAQALAANEEKIVAELAQVQGQPADIGGYYAVDQEKVNAVMRPSATFNTVLASAAV, encoded by the coding sequence ATGGCTGGTGGAAAGTCAAATATCATTTACACACTGACTGATGAGGCGCCATTGTTGGCGACTTATTCGCTACTGCCGATTATTGAAACCTTTACTAAGCCAGCCGGCATCGAGATCACCAAAAGTGATATCTCTGTAGCCGCACGTGTGCTCGCAGAATTCTCTGATTACCTGACAGATGAGCAGAAGGTTACTGACAATCTTGCAGAGCTGGGCCGTCTTACACAGGACCCGGACACGAATATCATCAAGCTCCCTAACATCAGTGCGTCTGTTGGCCAGTTGACGGCCTGCATCAAAGAATTGCAATCCAAGGGTTATGCGCTTCCTGACTATCCGGAAAACCCAACAACTGAAGAAGAAAAGGTGCTTAAAGTACGTTATGGAAAATGCCTAGGTTCAGCGGTAAACCCAGTGTTGCGTGAAGGTAACTCTGACCGTCGTGCACCTGCCGCAGTGAAGAACTATGCTAAAAAACACCCGCATTCAATGAGCGAGTGGAAGCAATGGTCACAAACTCACGTTTCGCACATGCAAGAAGGTGACTTCTACCATGGCGAAAAATCAATGACACTTGACCGTGCGCGTAACGTGAAGATGGAATTGATCACTAACAGTGGTGAAACTATCGTTCTTAAGCCAAAAGTTGCGCTTCAGGATGGTGAGATCATTGATTCAATGTTCATGAGCAAAAAAGCCCTTTGCGACTTCTATGAGAAAGAGTTAGAAGATTGTCGCGAAGCAGGTATTTTGTTCTCGCTACACGTAAAAGCAACCATGATGAAAGTTTCACACCCGATTGTATTTGGTCACTGTGTGAAAATTTACTACAAAGATGCATTTGAAAAGCACGGTAAACTGTTCGACGAATTAGGCATTAACGTCAATAACGGTATGGCTAATCTTTACGAAAAGATCGAGAGCTTGCCTGAATCACAACGTGACGAAATTATCCGTGACTTGCACGCTTGCCAAGAACACCGTCCTGCACTTGCAATGGTGGATTCAGCAAAAGGCATCACCAACTTCCACTCACCTAACGATATCATCGTAGATGCTTCTATGCCTGCCATGATCCGTTCTGGCGGTAAAATGTGGGGTGCTGATGGTAAACAGTACGACTGTAAAGCAGTCATGCCGGAATCGACTTTCGCACGTATTTACCAAGAAATGATCAATTTCTGTAAGTGGAACGGTAACTTCGACCCTCGTACCATGGGTACTGTGCCAAACGTTGGTTTGATGGCGCAAAAAGCAGAAGAATACGGTTCACACGACAAGACGTTTGAAATTCCTGAAGCAGGTATTGCCAACATCACCGATCTTGAAACAGGTGAAGTGTTGATGTCGCAAAACGTTGAGCAAGGTGATATCTGGCGTATGTGTCAGGTGAAAGATGCACCGATCCGCGACTGGGTAAAACTTGCTGTGACTCGTGCACGTAACTCTGGCATGCCAGCGATCTTCTGGCTTGACCCATACCGTCCACATGAAAATGAGTTGATCAAAAAAGTTCAGAAATATCTGAAAGACCACGATACGACTGGTCTTGAGATCCACATCATGTCACAAGTGCGTGCAATGCGTTATACGCTTGAACGTGTCGCACGTGGTCTGGATACCATTTCTGTAACAGGTAACATCCTACGTGATTACCTCACTGACTTGTTCCCGATTATGGAGCTGGGTACTTCTGCGAAAATGCTTTCTATCGTTCCGTTAATGGCGGGCGGTGGTATGTACGAAACAGGTGCAGGTGGTTCAGCACCGAAACACGTACAACAACTTGTTGAAGAAAACCACTTGCGTTGGGATTCGCTCGGTGAGTTCTTGGCACTAGCAGTTTCTCTTGAAGAGTTAGGCATCAAAGAAAGCAATGATCGTGCGAAATTGCTTGCGAAGACCCTAGATCAAGCAACGGGTAAATTGCTCGACAATGACAAATCACCTTCACGCCGTACGGGTGAGCTCGACAACCGTGGCAGTCACTTCTATCTAGCAATGTATTGGGCTCAAGAGCTTGCTGCACAGGATGAAGATGCTGAGTTGAAAGCGAAATTTGCTCCTCTTGCTCAAGCTTTAGCTGCAAATGAAGAGAAGATCGTTGCTGAGCTTGCACAAGTTCAAGGTCAACCTGCTGATATCGGTGGTTACTACGCCGTTGATCAAGAAAAAGTGAATGCTGTGATGCGCCCAAGCGCAACGTTTAACACAGTGCTTGCTTCTGCTGCAGTGTAA
- the ahcY gene encoding adenosylhomocysteinase: MNAVNASFTDYKVADIALADYGRKEIKLAEAEMPALMGLRRRYAAAKPLAGAKILGCIHMTIQTAVLIETLVELGAEVRWTSCNIFSTQDHAAAAIAASGVPVFAWKGETEEEYVWCLEQQINVNGKPWDANMILDDGGDLTALVHEKYPEMLERIHGITEETTTGVARLIEMCKDGSLKVPAINVNDSVTKSKNDNKYGCRHSLNDAIKRGTDMLLSGRRALVIGYGDVGKGSAQSLRQEGMIVRVTEIDPICAMQACMDGYEVVSPYKNGVPTGKKEDINLELLQNTDLVVTTTGNYHVCDAAMLDSLKAGAVVCNIGHFDTEIDTAYLRGYKWVEVKPQVHQVYRSENDSDYLILLSEGRLVNLGNATGHPSRIMDGSFANQVLAQMYLFEEKFADLPAEQKAAKIRVEVLPKKLDEEVAAAMVAGFGGVLTQLTQEQADYLGVAVEGPFKSDAYKY, translated from the coding sequence ATGAACGCGGTGAATGCTTCATTTACAGATTATAAAGTTGCCGATATTGCTCTTGCTGATTACGGCCGTAAAGAAATCAAACTTGCCGAAGCCGAAATGCCAGCCTTGATGGGCTTGCGTCGCCGCTATGCGGCTGCAAAACCACTTGCAGGTGCCAAAATCCTCGGCTGTATCCACATGACCATTCAAACAGCAGTGTTGATTGAAACACTGGTTGAGTTGGGTGCGGAAGTACGCTGGACGTCATGCAACATTTTCTCGACACAAGACCATGCGGCAGCTGCGATTGCTGCAAGTGGTGTACCGGTGTTTGCCTGGAAAGGTGAAACTGAAGAAGAATATGTATGGTGCCTGGAACAGCAAATCAATGTGAATGGCAAACCTTGGGATGCCAACATGATTCTGGACGATGGTGGTGACCTGACTGCTCTTGTTCATGAAAAATATCCTGAAATGCTTGAACGTATTCACGGTATTACCGAAGAAACCACCACAGGTGTCGCTCGTCTGATTGAAATGTGCAAAGACGGTTCTTTAAAAGTACCTGCGATCAACGTCAACGACTCTGTGACCAAATCTAAAAACGACAACAAATACGGTTGCCGTCACTCGTTAAACGATGCGATCAAACGCGGTACTGACATGTTATTGTCTGGCCGTCGCGCGCTGGTAATTGGTTATGGTGACGTGGGTAAAGGTTCTGCACAATCTTTACGTCAAGAAGGCATGATTGTACGCGTGACTGAAATTGACCCGATCTGTGCAATGCAAGCGTGCATGGACGGTTACGAAGTTGTTTCTCCATACAAAAATGGCGTGCCAACCGGTAAAAAAGAAGACATCAACCTTGAGCTTCTACAAAATACTGACCTTGTTGTAACAACAACAGGGAACTACCATGTTTGTGATGCGGCCATGCTCGACAGCTTAAAAGCGGGTGCGGTGGTATGTAACATCGGTCATTTCGATACTGAAATCGATACCGCTTATTTACGTGGTTACAAGTGGGTTGAAGTAAAACCTCAAGTACACCAAGTATACCGTTCAGAAAATGACAGCGATTACCTCATTCTGCTTTCTGAAGGTCGTTTGGTGAACCTGGGCAATGCAACTGGCCACCCATCACGCATCATGGATGGTTCATTTGCCAACCAAGTTCTAGCACAAATGTACCTGTTTGAAGAAAAATTTGCTGATCTTCCTGCTGAGCAAAAAGCAGCGAAAATCCGCGTTGAAGTTTTACCGAAAAAACTGGATGAAGAAGTCGCAGCAGCTATGGTTGCCGGTTTCGGTGGCGTATTGACACAATTGACTCAAGAACAGGCTGACTACCTCGGTGTAGCGGTTGAAGGCCCATTCAAATCAGATGCATACAAATACTAA
- the metF gene encoding methylenetetrahydrofolate reductase [NAD(P)H] translates to MSKRVPISFEFFPPKTDAGAEKLQLVHQELQQLNPEFFSVTYGAGGSTRERTLAAIDAFNAKGTPVAPHLSCIGDDKARIAELLDLYKSKGINRIVALRGDLPSGQVGLGELPYAQDLVRFIREHSGDHFHIEVAAYPEMHPQAENFDADIQRFVEKVNAGANAAITQFFFNPDAYFYFMDRIQKAGIDIPVAPGIMPITNASNLIRFADGTGAEIPRWIRKQLAAYGDDVESIKAFGHEVVITLCERLIAGGAPSLHFYSMNQTEPTRQLVLDLGLN, encoded by the coding sequence ATGAGCAAACGTGTTCCGATTTCTTTTGAATTTTTCCCGCCAAAAACTGATGCCGGTGCAGAAAAGCTGCAATTGGTACATCAGGAATTACAACAGCTGAATCCTGAGTTTTTCTCGGTGACCTATGGCGCTGGCGGTTCTACCCGTGAGCGTACGTTGGCCGCAATCGATGCCTTTAACGCTAAAGGCACACCGGTTGCTCCTCACCTGTCTTGTATCGGGGATGACAAAGCGCGTATTGCTGAACTTTTAGATTTGTACAAATCCAAAGGTATCAATCGTATTGTCGCCTTACGTGGCGACCTTCCTTCAGGTCAGGTGGGTCTCGGTGAGCTACCATACGCACAGGATCTGGTGCGTTTTATCCGTGAACATTCAGGTGATCATTTCCATATTGAAGTGGCGGCTTACCCGGAAATGCATCCACAAGCAGAAAACTTCGATGCGGATATCCAGCGCTTTGTAGAAAAAGTGAATGCAGGTGCCAATGCTGCAATTACCCAGTTTTTCTTTAATCCAGATGCGTACTTTTACTTTATGGATCGTATCCAGAAAGCGGGTATTGATATTCCAGTAGCGCCGGGCATTATGCCGATTACCAATGCCAGCAATCTGATCCGTTTTGCGGATGGTACGGGTGCTGAGATTCCACGCTGGATTCGTAAGCAACTGGCTGCGTATGGCGATGATGTGGAATCAATCAAAGCTTTTGGTCATGAAGTGGTCATCACACTCTGTGAACGCCTGATTGCTGGCGGTGCTCCAAGCCTACACTTCTACTCCATGAACCAGACCGAGCCAACACGCCAGTTAGTCCTTGACCTGGGTCTGAACTAA
- a CDS encoding 16S rRNA (uracil(1498)-N(3))-methyltransferase: MTRFYINADLTVEETCELSETVFHHWVRVLRAQVGDQATLFNGKGGEYEVTLTEVSKKTASVQVTHFSPGDRTPAFKAVLGQVMSKGDRMDYAIQKATELGVDQIQLLTSERCEMRLKYDRDQKKLEHWQGVAIAACEQCGMNRIPQILPPLALSEWLNSELPATRLVLAPNKDQVNVLQHANSELALLIGPEGGLSETEIEQANAAGFQNWCIGERVLRTETAPVVALSILNHHFA, encoded by the coding sequence ATGACCCGTTTTTATATTAATGCTGATTTGACTGTCGAGGAAACTTGCGAGCTTTCTGAAACCGTCTTTCATCATTGGGTTCGTGTGCTACGTGCTCAGGTGGGTGATCAAGCCACCCTGTTTAATGGCAAAGGTGGTGAATATGAAGTGACCTTAACCGAGGTGTCGAAAAAGACAGCTTCTGTGCAGGTCACGCATTTTAGTCCAGGCGATCGTACTCCGGCTTTTAAAGCAGTGCTTGGCCAAGTGATGAGTAAAGGCGACCGTATGGATTATGCGATCCAAAAAGCCACTGAACTTGGCGTGGATCAAATCCAGCTTTTGACCTCTGAACGCTGTGAAATGCGCCTCAAATACGATCGTGACCAGAAGAAACTGGAGCATTGGCAAGGGGTAGCAATTGCCGCTTGCGAGCAGTGTGGTATGAACCGGATACCCCAAATTTTGCCACCGCTAGCACTCAGTGAATGGCTAAACAGTGAACTTCCAGCAACACGTTTAGTGCTTGCGCCGAACAAAGATCAGGTCAATGTACTGCAACATGCAAATTCAGAACTGGCCTTATTAATTGGCCCCGAAGGCGGCTTGAGTGAGACAGAAATTGAACAGGCAAATGCAGCAGGCTTCCAGAATTGGTGTATTGGGGAGCGCGTATTGCGTACAGAAACTGCACCGGTTGTAGCGCTTTCGATTTTAAATCACCATTTTGCTTAA
- a CDS encoding NADP-dependent malic enzyme — MDDQSLKQQALYYHEFPTPGKISVTPSKQLVNQRDLALAYSPGVAAPCLEIERDPSLAAKYTARGNLVAVVSNGTAVLGLGNIGPLASKPVMEGKGVLFKKFAGVDVFDIEIAENDPDKIVDIVAALEPTFGGINLEDIKAPECFYIERKLRERMNIPVFHDDQHGTSIIVGAALLNALQLVEKKIDEIRIVASGAGAAALSCLDLLCALGVKKENIIVADSRGLITTSREGLDDSKKRYMQDIQATQLHEVMNDADMFLGLSAAGILTKEMVKQMAANPIIFALANPDPEILPEHAHEVRPDVIMATGRSDYPNQVNNALCFPYIFRGALDVGATTINEEMKIACVHAIAKMAHVEADAATYGEKSASFGRDYLIPRPLDQRLILEIAPAVAKAAMDSGVATRPIQDFDSYRQRLSEFVYNSALMMKPIFAQAKSDPKRIAYAEGEDLRVLRAVQIAVDEGLVKPILVGRTAVIEANIKQLGLRLQNGVNIEIIDQEKNPHYQAFADDYYQIMQRKGVTVEYAQREARRRSTLIAAMLVRHGLADGMLCGTYSSYDIHLDFVSNIIGLKEGHNTFFTLNALMLEDRNLFIADTYVNTNPTAQQLAEMTILAAEEVRRFGMTPRVALLSHSSFGSDQTDPSAQKMREVFNILSKIAPELEVEGEMHGDAALDENIRHFAFPNSRFKGSANLLIMPNLDAANISFNLLKSTSGNNVTIGPILLGAAKPVHILTPTATTRRLVNMTALTVAEIQQDQA, encoded by the coding sequence ATGGACGATCAATCATTAAAACAGCAGGCTTTGTACTACCACGAATTCCCAACTCCAGGGAAAATCAGCGTGACACCAAGCAAGCAGCTGGTCAACCAACGTGATCTAGCGCTTGCTTATTCTCCAGGTGTTGCAGCACCTTGCTTAGAGATCGAACGTGATCCTTCGCTTGCAGCCAAATATACCGCACGTGGTAACCTTGTTGCCGTAGTCAGTAACGGTACAGCCGTACTGGGTCTAGGTAATATCGGTCCATTGGCCTCTAAACCTGTAATGGAAGGTAAAGGCGTTCTGTTCAAGAAGTTTGCGGGTGTCGATGTATTCGATATCGAAATTGCAGAAAATGATCCAGACAAGATTGTTGATATTGTTGCTGCACTAGAACCAACCTTTGGCGGAATTAACTTAGAAGACATCAAAGCACCTGAATGTTTCTACATCGAGCGCAAACTGCGTGAACGTATGAACATTCCAGTGTTCCATGATGACCAACATGGTACATCGATCATTGTGGGTGCAGCATTGCTGAATGCCCTACAACTGGTTGAGAAAAAAATTGACGAAATCCGAATTGTTGCCTCAGGTGCCGGGGCTGCTGCCCTCTCTTGCCTTGACTTGCTTTGCGCACTCGGTGTCAAAAAAGAAAATATCATCGTTGCCGACTCACGTGGTCTAATCACCACCTCTCGTGAAGGCTTGGATGATTCGAAAAAACGTTACATGCAAGACATTCAGGCGACTCAGTTACACGAAGTCATGAATGACGCTGACATGTTCCTCGGTCTTTCTGCTGCTGGCATCCTCACCAAAGAAATGGTGAAACAGATGGCGGCTAATCCGATCATCTTTGCTTTGGCGAACCCAGATCCAGAAATTCTGCCAGAACATGCGCATGAAGTTCGTCCTGACGTGATCATGGCAACGGGGCGTTCAGATTACCCGAACCAGGTGAACAACGCACTATGCTTCCCTTATATCTTCCGTGGTGCACTCGATGTCGGTGCAACCACCATTAACGAAGAAATGAAGATTGCCTGCGTACATGCGATTGCAAAAATGGCGCATGTTGAGGCAGATGCGGCAACTTATGGTGAAAAATCAGCTTCTTTCGGTCGTGATTACCTGATTCCGCGTCCACTTGATCAGCGCTTAATTCTTGAGATTGCCCCTGCTGTTGCTAAAGCTGCAATGGACTCGGGTGTTGCAACTCGCCCAATCCAAGACTTTGATTCTTACCGTCAACGCTTGTCTGAGTTTGTATATAACTCAGCCTTGATGATGAAACCAATCTTCGCCCAAGCGAAATCGGATCCAAAACGTATCGCATATGCAGAAGGTGAAGACCTACGCGTATTGCGTGCGGTACAAATCGCAGTGGATGAAGGTCTGGTTAAACCAATCTTGGTCGGTCGTACAGCAGTGATCGAAGCCAACATCAAGCAGTTGGGCCTACGTTTACAAAATGGCGTAAACATCGAAATCATTGATCAGGAAAAGAACCCGCACTATCAAGCATTTGCCGATGATTACTATCAAATCATGCAACGCAAAGGCGTGACCGTGGAATACGCACAACGTGAAGCACGTCGTCGTTCAACCCTGATCGCTGCGATGCTAGTTCGTCACGGCCTTGCAGATGGTATGCTCTGTGGTACTTACTCAAGCTATGACATTCACCTTGATTTCGTGAGCAACATTATTGGCTTGAAAGAAGGTCACAATACTTTCTTCACCTTGAATGCCTTGATGCTTGAAGATCGCAACCTGTTTATTGCAGACACCTATGTCAACACCAACCCGACTGCCCAGCAGTTGGCTGAAATGACTATTCTGGCAGCTGAAGAAGTTCGTCGTTTTGGTATGACACCACGTGTTGCTTTGCTTTCTCATTCTAGCTTCGGCAGCGACCAGACAGATCCAAGCGCGCAAAAAATGCGTGAAGTGTTCAATATCCTGTCTAAAATCGCACCGGAACTTGAAGTGGAAGGCGAGATGCACGGTGATGCTGCATTGGATGAAAACATTCGCCACTTTGCATTCCCGAACTCACGTTTCAAAGGTTCAGCGAATTTGTTGATCATGCCAAATCTGGATGCAGCAAACATTTCGTTCAACCTGTTGAAATCAACTTCTGGCAATAACGTGACGATTGGTCCGATCCTGCTTGGTGCAGCAAAACCAGTTCACATCTTGACGCCAACAGCAACAACACGCCGTCTGGTCAACATGACTGCTTTAACTGTGGCTGAAATTCAGCAAGATCAAGCCTAA
- a CDS encoding multifunctional CCA addition/repair protein, whose product MQVYLVGGAVRDQLLGHPYQEKDYVVVGAQPEQLLAQGFQPVGKDFPVFLHPETKDEYALARTERKAGHGYHGFEFYTDPNVSLEEDLIRRDLTINAMAMDEQGQVYDPYGGQQDLQLKVLRHVSNAFVEDPLRVLRVARFAARYQQYGFTIADETLALMQKLATSGELEALTPERVWKETSRALMERDADVYFEALRRCGALKILFPELDALFGIPQRPEYHPEIDSGLHTLMSLQQACRANYSLDVRFAVLVHDLGKALTPSDELPRHIMHEERGVKPVTEVCERLKVPTQTKQLAIAVCREHLKAHQALSLKPGTLWRLLQRLDVLRRPERVEAFIQACECDSRGRLGLEDRPYPQAAYMLEAMRVVRNIKAQDLPPEIQGPDIGEMLIQRRIEAIAELKAQHKHDVV is encoded by the coding sequence ATGCAAGTGTATTTAGTGGGTGGTGCCGTTCGAGATCAGTTACTTGGACACCCCTATCAAGAAAAAGATTATGTGGTGGTAGGGGCTCAACCCGAACAACTTTTAGCTCAAGGTTTTCAACCGGTGGGTAAAGATTTTCCCGTTTTTCTCCATCCTGAAACCAAAGATGAATATGCGCTTGCGCGTACAGAGCGTAAAGCAGGTCATGGTTATCATGGCTTTGAATTTTATACCGATCCGAATGTCAGCTTAGAAGAAGATTTAATCCGGCGTGATCTCACCATCAATGCCATGGCAATGGATGAGCAAGGTCAGGTCTATGATCCTTATGGTGGCCAGCAGGATTTACAGTTAAAAGTACTGCGTCATGTTTCGAATGCTTTTGTTGAAGATCCTTTGCGTGTACTGCGAGTGGCACGTTTTGCCGCGCGTTACCAGCAATACGGTTTCACAATTGCCGATGAAACGCTGGCCTTAATGCAGAAATTGGCAACTTCGGGTGAACTTGAAGCCTTAACCCCAGAACGGGTATGGAAAGAAACTTCTCGTGCATTGATGGAACGTGATGCAGATGTCTATTTTGAGGCACTACGTCGCTGCGGGGCTTTAAAAATACTTTTTCCTGAATTAGACGCCTTATTTGGTATCCCACAACGCCCTGAATATCACCCTGAAATTGATAGTGGCCTGCATACCCTCATGTCATTACAACAGGCTTGCCGTGCCAACTATTCCTTGGATGTCCGTTTTGCCGTACTGGTTCATGATCTGGGCAAGGCATTAACCCCAAGTGATGAACTCCCGCGACATATCATGCATGAAGAGCGCGGAGTGAAACCGGTCACTGAAGTCTGTGAACGTTTAAAAGTACCGACTCAGACCAAACAACTGGCGATTGCCGTCTGTAGGGAACATCTCAAAGCACATCAAGCTTTAAGCTTAAAACCGGGTACTTTGTGGCGCTTACTGCAGCGCCTGGATGTTTTACGCCGTCCCGAACGAGTGGAGGCTTTCATACAAGCCTGCGAGTGTGATTCACGGGGTCGTTTGGGGCTGGAAGATCGCCCCTATCCTCAAGCCGCTTACATGTTAGAAGCCATGCGTGTGGTTCGAAACATTAAAGCCCAAGATCTACCTCCTGAAATTCAAGGTCCAGATATTGGTGAAATGTTAATTCAACGTCGTATTGAAGCAATTGCTGAGCTCAAAGCGCAACATAAACATGATGTTGTCTAA